In a genomic window of Helianthus annuus cultivar XRQ/B chromosome 10, HanXRQr2.0-SUNRISE, whole genome shotgun sequence:
- the LOC110887044 gene encoding protein FAR1-RELATED SEQUENCE 5-like: MVDSNSQQHRTVAGGTELPNLNDDPGSPLNVVPHNLSLHFAFNEDEDALGEGRVSPDPEPISSEIPPSLLNQNGPNDDEDGVQDCTFTQLLSTGVHADEEFYVHHTPNGTRMWCPNVPIVLNPVVGSVYETWKDVFSMYKDYAVYSGFSIHKGQTKRWKGVVTHQYIRCTKYSKPQIKRKTDTLEHSSLTIRQSNFTVTDCKASILVKFCEGSSTCTVVGFNEHHNHPFVERFNRDLSRVSRKLPFASKQFIHNMSLNRIGRFSQSFSVPDGWTSQYRLKERSESLPDFYYEFVVEKGQLRSIFWADEISKINYDVFGEVLAFDATYHTNKYNMIFVPFTGVDNHKQCVTFGAGLLFNETTESYKWLLESFLKAHKKQPKLVLTDQDPSMKAAISEIAGDLLQNSELRALMHRLVWSIHMKPSTFETRWQLLMEEYGLQDHNWLNDMYSIRDQWVPAYFRDIPMCCLMKTTSRCESSNSSFKVNSSSTNTLVQFMLCYETRIDNQRYRQRVAEFKTSSSVFMDSTDLAIEKHAFELYTHAISIEVRKEIYKGKLFCYIVNTEDCDDVCVYYVNQLDKRNNATNTFTVKLELSNQSVSCSCNNFIRIGYLCRHIFCVYRVNNIERIPAQFVVKRWSRDVLPKSLFSIESRYGVDTRPQAAARSQILEIVTECVDALRSDVGGLSSFAKQIKELKCKLLNGGPVDDEANNDNYAAVEELLGVSLDGDVTLNNPDGIRNKGRGKRRRLSRAPQDGTSNSAVKPPKTPRLCRTCMKYVTGHDSRNCKKKKNKNKSGNEDEDEDSSSASQEST; this comes from the exons ATGGTTGATTCGAACAGCCAACAACATCGAACTGTTGCCGGTGGTACGGAGTTACCCAACCTCAATGATGATCCTGGTTCACCCTTAAATGTTGTCCCACATAATCTTTCACTTCattttgcatttaatgaagatgaagatgcttTGGGTGAGGGTAGAGTTTCACCAGATCCTGAACCTATTTCTTCAGAGATTCCAC CCTCACTTCTGAATCAAAATGGaccaaatgatgatgaagatggtgtTCAAGATTGTACTTTTACGCAGTTGCTATCCACAG GTGTTCATGCGGACGAGGAATTTTATGTTCACCACACACCCAATGGGACTAGAATGTGGTGTCCTAATGTTCCTATTGTTTTAAACCCTGTTGTTGGTTCTGTTTATGAAACGTGGAAGGATGTGTTTAGTATGTACAAGGACTATGCTGTGTATTCTGGGTTTTCTATTCATAAGGGGCAAACCAAGAGATGGAAGGGGGTTGTCACTCACCAGTACATAAGGTGTACTAAATATTCAAAACCACAGATTAAGCGTAAAACTGATACTTTGGAGCATTCAAGCTTGACTATTAGGCAAAGTAATTTCACAGTGACAGATTGCAAGGCTAGTATACTGGTTAAGTTTTGTGAGGGCAGCTCTACGTGCACAGTGGTAGGGTTCAATGAGCACCATAATCATCCGTTTGTTGAGCGTTTCAATCGTGACCTAAGTAGGGTTTCAAGGAAACTACCATTTGCATCCAAACAGTTTATCCATAACATGAGTTTGAACAGAATTGGTCGTTTCTCACAGAGTTTTAGTGTCCCTGATGGGTGGACATCACAAT ATCGTCTCAAAGAAAGATCTGAGAGCTTACCAGACTTTTACTATGAGTTTGTTGTTGAGAAAGGGCAATTGAGATCGATTTTTTGGGCAGACGAAATTTCCAAGATAAACTACGACGTGTTTGGGGAGGTGTTAGCTTTTGATGCGACTTATCACACTAACAA GTACAACATGATTTTTGTTCCTTTCACAGGCGTtgataatcataaacaatgtgtGACATTCGGTGCTGGCTTGTTATTCAATGAAACCACTGAGTCTTACAAgtggttacttgaatcatttctgAAGGCACACAAGAAGCAACCAAAGTTAGTTCTGACGGACCAGGACCCTTCAATGAAAGCTGCCATTTCAGAG ATTGCTGGAGACCTGTTACAAAACTCTGAGCTAAGAGCATTGATGCATCGTTTGGTGTGGAGTATTCACATGAAGCCATCTACATTTGAGACGCGTTGGCAACTTTTGATGGAGGAATATGGGTTACAAGATCACAATTGGTTGAATGACATGTACTCAATTAGGGACCAATGGGTACCTGCCTACTTCCGTGACATCCCAATGTGTTGTCTGATGAAGACTACATCAAGATGTGAAAGCTCTAACTCAAGCTTCAAGGTCAACTCTTCTAGCACTAACACACTAGTTCAGTTCATGCTATGTTACGAAACTAGGATAGACAATCAGCGTTACAGGCAACGTGTTGCAGAGTTTAAAACTTCATCTAGTGTATTCATGGACAGTACTGACCTAGCTATTGAGAAGCATGCTTTTGAGTTGTATACACATGCAATTTCCATAGAAGTAAGAAAAGAGATATACAAGGGGAAGCTGTTTTGTTACATTGTAAACACGGAGGATTGTGATGATGTTTGTGTTTACTATGTGAATCAATTGGACAAACGTAACAATGCAACCAACACATTCACG GTTAAACTTGAGTTGAGTAATCAGTCGGTATCCTGTTCATGCAACAACTTCATCCGTATTGGATATCTGTGTAGGCACATTTTTTGTGTTTACCGGGTAAACAATATTGAAAGAATCCCGGCCCAGTTTGTTGTTAAGCGTTGGTCTAGGGACGTGCTTCCTAAAAGTTTATTTTCTATTGAGAGTCGATATGGCGTTGACACTCGTCCACAAGCTGCTGCGAGAAGTCAGATTCTTGAGATCGTAACTGAATGTGTGGACGCATTAAGAAGTGATGTTGGAGGACTTTCCTCTTTCGCTAAGCAGATAAAGGAACTGAAATGCAAGTTACTAAATGGAGGACCAGTTGATGACGAAGCCAACAATGATAACTATGCTGCTGTTGAAGAATTGCTTGGTGTTTCTTTAGATGGGGACGTAACTCTCAACAATCCAGACGGGATTAGGAACAAAGGACGCGGCAAACGCCGACGATTGTCTAGAGCACCTCAGGATGGAACGAGCAACTCTGCTGTCAAACCTCCCAAAACACCCAGGCTTTGCCGAACCTGTATGAAGTACGTGACTGGGCATGATTCAAGAAATTGCAAGAAAAAGAAGAACAAGAATAAATCGGGTAACGAGGACGAGGACGAGGACTCAAGCTCTGCGAGTCAGGAGTCCACTTGA